A window of the Pirellulales bacterium genome harbors these coding sequences:
- a CDS encoding amidohydrolase family protein, with the protein MTAKRTLIRGGQVYDHDGDVHKPAVADILIEGDTIAAVGPGIAADAADTMIDASRRLVVPGLINAHYHSHDVLCRGMFEELPLEFWLLYTLPMGANRSNEEVRARTLVGAIECLRAGITTVQDMLGLVPLTDGQTDVVIDAYREAGIRVVFSPMVWDIPPIAMMRHADSLPPTVQQMLGNEPRPIRDQIDYLEHQFARHPVAGTLHWAVAPFAPQRCSPQMLRACGELANKYDLPVYTHVYETRAQRLIGRELFGKHGGLIGYMADCGLVDRRLNIVHSVWITREEIEQLAAADAGIVLNPLSNMKLKSGIAPLLAMREAGVRLGLGCDNCSGTDVESVFQAMKMLCLTAAVSDPEPGVPLAHEMLRHATAGNARTAGLGHCLGAIKPGYKADLILIDLNDAAYLPYNSAARQLVYTESGRGVDSVMVDGRLVVDKRVVKTVDEEALRREVAGLMRHFIADYDSVVASRRAALPHMHDAHRRVWAEDVGMQRFIPRAD; encoded by the coding sequence ATGACGGCAAAGCGAACTCTGATCCGCGGCGGTCAGGTCTACGACCACGACGGCGACGTGCATAAGCCGGCCGTGGCCGACATTCTGATCGAAGGCGACACCATCGCGGCGGTTGGCCCCGGCATCGCGGCCGATGCCGCCGATACGATGATCGACGCATCGCGGCGCCTCGTCGTCCCGGGCCTGATCAATGCGCACTATCATTCGCACGACGTACTCTGCCGCGGCATGTTCGAGGAGCTGCCGCTCGAATTCTGGCTGCTCTACACGCTGCCGATGGGCGCCAACCGCAGCAACGAGGAGGTGCGGGCGCGCACGCTGGTCGGCGCGATCGAATGTCTGCGCGCCGGCATTACCACGGTGCAGGACATGCTCGGCTTGGTGCCGCTCACCGATGGGCAGACCGACGTTGTGATCGACGCCTATCGCGAGGCAGGCATCCGCGTCGTGTTCTCGCCGATGGTGTGGGACATCCCGCCGATCGCCATGATGCGGCACGCCGACAGCCTGCCGCCCACGGTGCAGCAGATGCTCGGCAACGAGCCGCGGCCGATCCGCGATCAGATCGATTATCTGGAACATCAGTTCGCCCGGCACCCTGTCGCCGGGACCCTGCATTGGGCGGTGGCGCCGTTCGCGCCGCAGCGCTGCTCGCCGCAAATGCTGCGAGCCTGCGGTGAACTTGCCAACAAATACGACCTGCCGGTCTACACGCACGTCTATGAAACACGCGCGCAGCGTCTCATTGGCCGCGAGCTGTTCGGCAAGCACGGCGGGCTGATCGGCTACATGGCCGATTGCGGGCTCGTCGACCGGCGGCTCAACATCGTGCACAGCGTCTGGATCACGCGCGAGGAGATCGAGCAGCTCGCCGCGGCCGACGCCGGCATCGTGCTCAATCCGCTCAGCAACATGAAGCTGAAAAGCGGGATCGCGCCGCTCCTTGCGATGCGAGAGGCCGGCGTGCGGCTCGGGCTCGGTTGCGACAATTGCAGCGGCACCGATGTGGAAAGCGTGTTCCAGGCGATGAAGATGCTGTGCCTGACCGCGGCGGTGAGCGATCCCGAGCCCGGCGTGCCGCTGGCGCACGAAATGCTGCGCCACGCCACGGCCGGCAACGCCCGCACCGCCGGCCTCGGTCACTGCCTCGGTGCCATCAAGCCGGGATACAAGGCCGACCTCATCCTCATCGATCTGAACGACGCGGCCTATCTGCCGTACAACAGCGCGGCGCGGCAGCTGGTCTACACCGAATCCGGCCGCGGCGTGGACAGCGTCATGGTCGACGGCCGCCTCGTCGTGGATAAGCGCGTGGTCAAGACTGTCGACGAGGAGGCGCTGCGCCGCGAAGTCGCTGGCCTGATGCGCCATTTCATCGCCGATTACGACTCGGTGGTGGCGTCGCGCCGCGCGGCGCTGCCGCACATGCACGACGCCCACCGCCGCGTCTGGGCCGAAGACGTCGGCATGCAGCGATTCATCCCGCGGGCGGACTGA